In a single window of the Novosphingobium sp. IK01 genome:
- a CDS encoding Hsp20 family protein, translating to MNRFDFTPYRRTTVGFDRLFDLLERQARANAGDNYPPFNIERRGEDAYRITLAVAGFKPEELDITAQQNLLVIKGSKADLSDRQYLHLGIANRGFERRFELADFVRVDAADLADGLLTIDLVREVPEAMKPKKVLIGDQKTLTVVEGGDTAHAA from the coding sequence ATGAACCGTTTCGATTTTACCCCCTATCGCCGCACGACCGTGGGTTTTGACCGCCTGTTCGACCTGCTCGAACGCCAGGCCCGCGCCAATGCCGGCGACAACTATCCCCCCTTCAACATCGAGCGCCGGGGAGAGGACGCCTACCGGATCACGCTGGCCGTGGCCGGGTTCAAGCCCGAGGAACTCGACATCACCGCCCAGCAGAACCTGCTGGTGATCAAGGGCAGCAAGGCGGACCTTTCCGACCGCCAGTACCTCCACCTCGGCATCGCCAACCGTGGTTTCGAACGCCGGTTCGAACTGGCCGATTTCGTGCGCGTCGATGCCGCTGACCTGGCCGATGGCCTGCTGACCATCGACCTCGTGCGCGAAGTGCCCGAGGCGATGAAGCCCAAGAAGGTGCTGATCGGCGACCAGAAGACGCTCACTGTCGTCGAAGGTGGCGATACCGCCCACGCGGCCTGA
- a CDS encoding CTP synthase, producing MARYIFITGGVVSSLGKGLMAASLAALLQARGYRVRIRKFDPYLNVDPGTMSPYQHGEVFVTDDGAETDLDLGHYERFTGVSARQADNITSGRIYRDIIAKERRGDYLGATVQVIPHVTDAIKDFAQAETDDLDFVLCEIGGTVGDIEGLPFIEALRQLHNDLDRDETCFVHVTLVPYIAAAGELKTKPTQHSVRELTGLGIQPDILLCRCEKSLPDSERGKIAQFCNVRKSAVIPALDASSIYAVPLQYHAEGLDAEVLRHFGMTAPEPELSRWDDIVDRFQNPEGEVTIGVVGKYVGLQDAYKSLNEALAHGGMANRVKVNVRWLDAEVFEKEDDEIAAQLEPMHGILVPGGFGERGSEGKIAAVRFARERNVPFFGICLGMQMACIEGARNTAGIAEASSTEFGPTKEPVVGIITEWMTAEGLEKREAGGDLGGTMRLGAYEAQLAGNSDVAAIYGATTISERHRHRYEVNVAYREALEKGGLRFSGMSPDGLLPEIIERPDHSFFIGVQFHPEYKSRPFDPHPLFKGFIAAAVKQARLV from the coding sequence ATGGCGCGGTACATTTTCATCACCGGCGGCGTGGTCTCCTCGCTCGGCAAAGGTCTCATGGCGGCAAGCCTCGCGGCATTGCTCCAGGCTCGTGGCTATCGAGTGCGGATCCGCAAGTTCGACCCCTATCTCAACGTCGATCCGGGCACGATGAGCCCTTATCAGCACGGCGAGGTCTTCGTGACCGACGACGGCGCGGAGACCGACCTCGACCTTGGCCACTACGAGCGCTTCACCGGCGTCTCGGCGCGCCAGGCCGACAACATCACCTCGGGTCGCATCTATCGCGACATCATCGCCAAGGAACGTCGGGGCGACTATCTGGGCGCGACCGTTCAGGTCATCCCGCATGTCACCGACGCGATCAAGGACTTCGCCCAGGCCGAGACCGACGACCTTGATTTCGTCCTGTGCGAAATCGGCGGCACGGTGGGCGACATCGAGGGCCTGCCCTTCATCGAGGCGCTGCGCCAGCTCCACAACGACCTCGACCGCGACGAGACCTGCTTCGTCCACGTCACGCTGGTGCCCTATATCGCGGCCGCCGGCGAGCTGAAGACCAAGCCCACGCAGCACTCGGTGCGCGAACTGACCGGCCTTGGCATCCAGCCCGACATCCTGCTCTGCCGCTGCGAAAAGTCGCTGCCCGACAGCGAGCGCGGCAAGATTGCCCAGTTCTGCAACGTGCGCAAGTCGGCGGTGATCCCCGCGCTCGACGCCAGCAGCATCTATGCGGTGCCGCTCCAGTATCACGCCGAGGGCCTCGACGCGGAAGTCCTGCGCCACTTTGGCATGACCGCGCCCGAGCCGGAACTCTCGCGCTGGGACGACATCGTCGACCGCTTCCAGAACCCCGAAGGCGAAGTGACCATCGGCGTGGTGGGCAAGTATGTCGGCCTTCAGGACGCCTACAAGTCGCTGAACGAGGCGCTGGCCCATGGTGGCATGGCCAACCGCGTGAAGGTCAACGTGCGCTGGCTCGACGCCGAAGTCTTCGAGAAGGAAGACGACGAGATCGCCGCCCAGCTCGAACCGATGCACGGCATTCTCGTGCCCGGCGGCTTTGGCGAGCGTGGCTCGGAAGGCAAGATCGCCGCGGTGCGCTTTGCCCGAGAGCGGAACGTGCCCTTCTTCGGCATCTGCCTTGGCATGCAGATGGCCTGCATCGAAGGCGCGCGCAACACGGCGGGAATCGCCGAGGCTTCGTCGACCGAATTCGGCCCGACCAAGGAGCCGGTGGTGGGCATCATCACCGAATGGATGACCGCCGAAGGCCTCGAAAAGCGCGAGGCGGGCGGTGATCTAGGCGGCACGATGCGTCTGGGCGCCTATGAGGCGCAGCTGGCCGGCAACAGCGATGTGGCCGCGATCTACGGCGCCACCACGATCAGCGAGCGCCACCGTCACCGCTACGAAGTGAACGTCGCCTATCGCGAGGCGCTTGAAAAGGGCGGCCTGCGCTTCTCGGGCATGTCGCCCGATGGCCTGCTGCCCGAAATCATCGAGCGCCCGGACCATTCGTTCTTCATCGGCGTGCAGTTCCACCCCGAATACAAGAGCCGTCCGTTCGATCCGCACCCGCTGTTCAAGGGCTTCATTGCCGCAGCGGTCAAGCAGGCCCGTCTGGTCTGA
- the secG gene encoding preprotein translocase subunit SecG, with translation MSLFIFLTVVQALVAAALVGVILIQKSEGGGLGVGGSPAGFMSARGAADFLTRVTAILAGLFVVLSIVLAALAVHSGGTRELDTSLARTPDPIAAGAAPSAPVAAPVAPASVPADPLQGAAKQ, from the coding sequence ATGTCGCTCTTTATCTTCCTCACCGTTGTCCAGGCGCTGGTGGCTGCCGCGCTGGTCGGCGTGATTCTCATCCAGAAGTCCGAAGGCGGTGGCCTCGGCGTGGGCGGCAGCCCGGCGGGCTTCATGTCGGCGCGCGGTGCGGCCGACTTCCTCACCCGCGTGACCGCGATTCTCGCGGGGCTCTTCGTGGTGCTCAGCATCGTCCTGGCGGCCCTTGCGGTCCACTCGGGCGGCACGCGCGAACTCGATACCTCGCTGGCGCGCACGCCCGATCCGATTGCGGCAGGCGCTGCGCCTTCGGCTCCGGTTGCGGCCCCAGTGGCCCCGGCTTCGGTTCCGGCTGACCCGCTTCAGGGTGCGGCCAAGCAGTAA
- the tpiA gene encoding triose-phosphate isomerase, translating into MAHRPYIVGNWKMNGSRAMLAEARAIDRAAARHPGVDIALAPPFPLIGLMGEAVSDIGVGGQDCHTLAKGAHTGDVSAAILADIGASFVILGHSERRRDHGESDALVQAKAQAALGAGLGVIVCVGETLEQRDSGQAEAVVGAQVDGSIPRDEAGAALVAEALEQGRVTVAYEPVWAIGTGRVAAVEDVIAMHRAIRGRLVATYGEAGARVRILYGGSVNADNAPALLAAPDVGGALVGGASLTADAFLPIVAAAALVES; encoded by the coding sequence ATGGCGCATCGACCGTATATCGTCGGAAACTGGAAAATGAATGGCAGCCGGGCCATGCTGGCCGAGGCGCGCGCCATCGACCGCGCCGCTGCGCGCCATCCGGGCGTCGATATTGCACTGGCACCGCCGTTTCCGCTGATCGGCCTGATGGGCGAGGCGGTTTCGGATATCGGGGTGGGCGGCCAGGACTGCCACACCCTCGCCAAGGGCGCGCATACCGGGGACGTTTCGGCGGCCATTCTGGCTGACATCGGCGCCAGCTTCGTGATTCTCGGCCATAGCGAGCGTCGCCGCGACCATGGCGAGAGCGACGCACTGGTGCAGGCCAAGGCACAGGCTGCACTGGGCGCCGGGCTGGGCGTGATCGTCTGCGTGGGCGAGACGCTTGAACAGCGCGATTCCGGGCAGGCCGAAGCTGTCGTCGGCGCGCAGGTCGATGGCTCGATCCCGCGCGATGAGGCCGGGGCGGCGCTGGTGGCCGAGGCCCTCGAACAGGGGCGCGTGACCGTGGCTTACGAGCCGGTCTGGGCCATCGGGACCGGGCGCGTGGCGGCGGTCGAGGATGTGATCGCGATGCACCGGGCCATTCGCGGGCGCCTTGTGGCGACCTATGGCGAGGCCGGTGCGCGGGTGCGCATTCTCTATGGCGGCTCGGTCAATGCCGACAATGCGCCTGCGCTGCTGGCCGCGCCCGACGTGGGCGGGGCGCTGGTGGGCGGGGCAAGCCTGACGGCGGATGCGTTCCTGCCGATCGTGGCGGCTGCGGCTCTCGTCGAGAGCTGA
- a CDS encoding peptidylprolyl isomerase, producing MLSLFRKLIHSRIGALCALVFIGLLALAFVGADVTGSRLGSSSSDDDVAKVGHTSVTASELGKIVTAALERERQNTPTLTMKQFLAQGVLDDALSGLADRAAMQEWAKAHGMGTSDRLVDSEIAKQTAFQGPDGKFSDSVYRAFLAQRGLTDATVRTDLAQSLIARQLLSPVAVGAALPGSAVSRYAAMLKEKRDGEIAFLPSLLFAPKDKPTDAVLATFYKANAARYLQPERRTIRYAVIDEASLKDAATPSEAEIAARYKLNAATYAPSETRTLTQVVVLSEADAKALAAQVAAGTPIEAAARAKGLAASKLADLTRDKLAAQASPAVADSVFAAAQGKVATPARSGLGWHVVRVDVITHKPGKTLDQARGEIVATLSTEKRHAALLDLSSRIEDEFENHTGLADVAKAQGLTLATTAPLTSDGSVFGKTGEKAPADVLALVQNAFAVEREGEGQIAPLADGKRIAIYEVAQIIPASPAPFDQVKDALVRDYATEQGAAKAKDAQARVLAAMAKGASLPDALKGLGVAVPPAQPISISREQLAAMQQSGRQIPPPLVLLFAMAKNTAKPIEAPNKAGFYIVSLKSVTPGTIPAGDPFLTQAGTELGQSAGRELAEELRSAIRKEVGVTRNETAIRALRARLAGGQ from the coding sequence ATGCTCTCGCTGTTTCGTAAATTGATCCATTCCCGCATCGGCGCGCTGTGTGCGCTGGTGTTCATCGGGCTTCTCGCGCTGGCTTTCGTCGGCGCCGACGTGACGGGCTCGCGCCTTGGCAGTTCTTCGAGCGACGATGACGTCGCCAAGGTCGGCCATACGAGCGTGACAGCGAGCGAGCTTGGCAAGATCGTCACCGCAGCGCTCGAACGCGAGCGGCAGAACACCCCCACGCTGACCATGAAGCAATTCCTGGCGCAGGGCGTTCTCGACGATGCCCTGTCGGGCCTTGCCGACCGCGCCGCCATGCAGGAATGGGCCAAGGCCCACGGCATGGGCACGAGCGACCGCCTCGTCGACAGCGAAATCGCCAAGCAGACGGCCTTCCAGGGCCCTGACGGCAAGTTCAGCGATTCCGTCTATCGCGCCTTCCTTGCCCAGCGCGGGCTGACCGACGCAACCGTGCGCACCGATCTGGCCCAAAGCCTGATCGCGCGCCAGTTGCTCTCGCCGGTCGCCGTGGGCGCCGCCCTGCCCGGTTCGGCGGTCAGCCGCTATGCCGCGATGCTCAAGGAAAAGCGGGATGGCGAAATCGCCTTCCTGCCCAGCCTGCTGTTTGCGCCCAAGGACAAGCCGACCGACGCGGTTCTGGCCACGTTCTACAAGGCCAATGCGGCCCGCTACCTCCAGCCCGAGCGCCGCACGATCCGCTATGCCGTGATCGACGAGGCCTCGCTCAAGGATGCGGCCACCCCCAGCGAGGCCGAGATCGCCGCCCGCTACAAGCTCAACGCCGCCACGTATGCCCCGAGCGAGACCCGCACGCTGACCCAGGTCGTCGTGCTCAGCGAGGCCGACGCCAAGGCGCTGGCCGCGCAAGTGGCCGCCGGAACCCCGATCGAGGCCGCCGCCCGCGCCAAGGGTCTGGCTGCCAGCAAGCTCGCCGACCTCACCCGCGACAAGCTCGCCGCCCAGGCCTCGCCCGCCGTGGCCGACTCGGTCTTCGCCGCTGCGCAGGGCAAGGTCGCCACGCCCGCCCGGAGCGGCCTTGGCTGGCATGTCGTGCGCGTCGACGTGATCACCCACAAGCCGGGCAAGACCCTTGACCAGGCCCGTGGTGAGATCGTCGCCACCCTTTCCACCGAAAAGCGCCATGCCGCGCTGCTCGACCTGTCGAGCCGGATCGAGGACGAATTCGAAAACCACACCGGCCTTGCCGATGTCGCCAAGGCCCAGGGCCTGACGCTTGCGACCACCGCGCCGCTGACCTCGGATGGCAGCGTGTTCGGCAAGACCGGCGAGAAAGCTCCCGCCGACGTGCTGGCCCTCGTCCAGAACGCCTTTGCCGTCGAACGCGAGGGCGAAGGCCAGATCGCGCCGCTCGCCGATGGCAAGCGCATCGCGATCTACGAGGTGGCGCAGATCATCCCGGCCTCGCCCGCCCCGTTCGATCAGGTCAAGGACGCTCTCGTCCGCGACTATGCAACCGAACAGGGTGCCGCCAAGGCCAAGGACGCGCAAGCCAGGGTTCTGGCCGCCATGGCCAAGGGCGCCTCGCTCCCCGACGCGCTCAAGGGCCTCGGCGTGGCGGTTCCCCCGGCCCAGCCGATCAGCATCAGCCGCGAACAGCTCGCCGCCATGCAGCAGTCGGGCCGTCAGATTCCCCCGCCGCTCGTCCTGCTCTTCGCCATGGCCAAGAACACCGCCAAGCCGATCGAAGCCCCCAACAAGGCCGGTTTCTACATCGTCTCGCTCAAGTCGGTGACCCCCGGCACGATCCCGGCTGGCGATCCGTTCCTGACCCAGGCCGGAACCGAGCTGGGCCAGTCGGCCGGGCGTGAACTGGCCGAGGAACTGCGCAGCGCCATCCGCAAGGAAGTGGGCGTCACCCGCAACGAAACCGCCATCCGCGCGCTCCGCGCCCGTCTGGCAGGCGGCCAGTAA
- the trpE gene encoding anthranilate synthase component I has protein sequence MTTTLSRSAPQAGAQPENSSAARAALAAGKPALVWRKLIADSETPISAARKLIVPERGDFLLESVQGGEVRGRYSLLGLDPDLVFRATGPKAEINPVWQTDREAFAPREGDSLVELRALVERCRIDVPEGLPPTLACLVGYFGYETIGLVETLPRAPQSPLVLPDMLFVRPTVVLVFDRLSDELTAVAPVWADGPCSDGSDPQALIDAAAERIDAALARLHGPAPADPRLPEAIELAREPQMAPGLYAQIVSRAKDYITAGDIFQVVLAQRFTAPFPLPPIALYRALRRINPSPFLFFLDMPGFALTGSSPEILVRIRNGEVTIRPIAGTRPRGATPQEDRANEESLLADPKERAEHLMLLDLGRNDVGRVAAAGTVKVTESYTIERYSHVMHIVSNVVGKLDTARADSVDALFAGFPAGTVSGAPKVRACQIIAELEPETRGAYAGGVGYFAPDGSVDSCIVLRTAVVKDGVMHVQAGAGIVADSDPDAEQRECEHKSGALFAAAREAIRVAAEPQFGQ, from the coding sequence ATGACCACCACTCTCTCGCGTTCCGCGCCGCAAGCTGGCGCCCAGCCCGAAAACAGCAGTGCCGCCCGCGCGGCACTGGCCGCCGGAAAGCCGGCGCTGGTCTGGCGCAAGCTGATTGCCGACAGCGAGACCCCGATCAGCGCCGCACGCAAGCTGATCGTGCCCGAACGCGGCGATTTCCTGCTGGAATCGGTGCAGGGTGGCGAAGTGCGGGGCCGCTACAGCCTGCTCGGGCTCGACCCCGATCTGGTCTTCCGCGCGACCGGCCCCAAGGCCGAGATCAACCCGGTCTGGCAGACCGACCGCGAGGCCTTCGCTCCGCGCGAAGGCGACAGCCTCGTCGAACTGCGCGCGCTCGTCGAACGCTGCCGGATCGACGTTCCCGAAGGGCTTCCGCCCACGCTGGCCTGTCTCGTGGGCTATTTCGGCTATGAGACCATCGGCCTTGTCGAAACGCTCCCGCGCGCGCCGCAAAGCCCGCTGGTCCTGCCCGACATGCTGTTCGTGCGCCCGACCGTGGTGCTGGTGTTCGACCGCCTGAGCGACGAACTGACCGCCGTCGCGCCTGTCTGGGCTGATGGCCCCTGCTCTGATGGCAGCGACCCGCAGGCCCTGATCGATGCCGCCGCCGAGCGGATCGACGCCGCGCTCGCGCGCCTCCATGGCCCCGCCCCTGCCGATCCGCGCCTGCCCGAAGCCATCGAGCTTGCCCGCGAGCCGCAGATGGCGCCGGGCCTCTACGCGCAGATCGTTTCGCGCGCCAAGGACTACATCACGGCGGGCGACATCTTTCAGGTCGTGCTTGCCCAGCGCTTCACCGCGCCGTTTCCCCTCCCGCCCATCGCGCTCTACCGCGCGCTGCGCCGGATCAACCCCTCGCCCTTCCTGTTCTTCCTCGACATGCCCGGCTTCGCGCTCACCGGCTCCAGCCCGGAAATCCTCGTGCGCATCCGCAACGGCGAAGTGACCATCCGGCCCATCGCCGGCACCCGCCCGCGCGGCGCCACGCCGCAGGAAGACCGCGCCAACGAGGAAAGCCTGCTGGCCGACCCCAAGGAACGCGCCGAGCACCTGATGCTGCTCGACCTCGGGCGCAACGACGTGGGCCGCGTGGCCGCCGCCGGGACGGTCAAGGTCACCGAGAGCTACACGATCGAACGCTACAGCCATGTCATGCACATCGTCTCGAACGTCGTCGGCAAGCTCGACACCGCGCGGGCCGACAGCGTGGACGCGCTCTTCGCCGGGTTCCCGGCAGGCACCGTGAGCGGCGCGCCCAAAGTGCGCGCCTGCCAGATCATCGCCGAACTGGAGCCCGAAACGCGCGGCGCCTATGCGGGCGGCGTGGGCTATTTCGCGCCCGACGGTTCGGTCGACAGTTGCATCGTGCTGCGCACGGCGGTCGTCAAGGATGGTGTCATGCACGTCCAGGCGGGCGCTGGCATCGTCGCCGACAGCGACCCGGATGCCGAACAGCGCGAATGCGAACACAAGTCCGGTGCCCTTTTCGCCGCCGCGCGCGAAGCGATCCGCGTCGCCGCCGAGCCGCAGTTCGGACAGTAA
- a CDS encoding anthranilate synthase component II produces MILVIDNYDSFTWNLVHYLMELGAEVKVVRNDALTAADALASGAKGFLLSPGPCTPNEAGISLDLVGAAAQAQVPLLGVCLGHQSIGQYFGGKVVRGGLMHGKVSPVTHDGTGLFAGLPSPFMATRYHSLIVEDVPECLVVNARSDDGHTMGFRHASLPIHGVQFHPESIATEHGHAMIANFLAICGIRAKLPA; encoded by the coding sequence ATGATCCTCGTCATCGACAACTACGACAGCTTCACCTGGAACCTCGTCCACTATCTGATGGAACTGGGGGCCGAAGTGAAAGTGGTGCGCAACGACGCGCTCACCGCCGCCGATGCGCTCGCCTCGGGCGCAAAGGGCTTCCTCCTCTCGCCCGGCCCTTGCACCCCCAACGAAGCGGGGATCAGCCTCGACCTCGTGGGCGCGGCGGCGCAGGCCCAGGTGCCGCTGCTCGGCGTGTGCCTCGGCCACCAGTCGATCGGCCAGTACTTTGGCGGCAAGGTCGTGCGCGGCGGGCTGATGCACGGCAAGGTCTCGCCGGTCACCCACGACGGCACGGGCCTGTTCGCCGGGCTCCCCTCGCCGTTCATGGCCACGCGCTATCACTCGCTGATCGTCGAGGACGTGCCCGAATGCCTCGTCGTCAACGCCCGTTCCGATGACGGCCACACGATGGGCTTCCGCCATGCCAGCCTGCCGATCCACGGCGTGCAGTTCCACCCGGAAAGCATCGCGACCGAACATGGCCATGCCATGATCGCCAATTTCCTCGCGATCTGCGGGATCAGGGCCAAGCTCCCGGCATGA
- the trpD gene encoding anthranilate phosphoribosyltransferase yields MSALPAITATPLDEETALAAFGAILDGDVADEDTAAFLVALSDRGESASEIAGAARAMRERMIAIEAPANAIDVCGTGGDGHHTLNVSTAVSLVVAACNVPVAKHGNRAASSKAGAADTLEALGLNLDRAAQTAEQTLADLGICFLFAAQHHPAMGRIMPIRRAIGRRTIFNLMGPLANPARVRHQLVGIARPAYVPIYAQAIERLGTDRSFVISGDEGLDELSLAGGNELADVTGHTIALRRVSASEAGLPTAPVSALRGGDAAYNAAALKALLDGEPGPYRDAVLFNAAAALMVAGEVTDWHEGVEEAAEAIDKGLAYGLLRCWIDALA; encoded by the coding sequence ATGAGCGCACTGCCCGCCATCACGGCAACCCCGCTCGACGAGGAGACTGCGCTCGCCGCCTTCGGCGCCATTCTCGATGGCGACGTGGCCGACGAAGACACCGCTGCCTTCCTCGTCGCCCTGTCCGACCGGGGCGAAAGCGCGAGCGAAATCGCGGGCGCGGCGCGCGCCATGCGCGAGCGGATGATCGCCATCGAGGCCCCGGCCAACGCCATCGACGTGTGCGGCACGGGCGGCGACGGGCACCACACGCTCAATGTCTCGACCGCCGTCAGCCTCGTGGTCGCCGCCTGCAACGTGCCGGTGGCCAAGCACGGCAACCGCGCGGCCAGCTCCAAGGCGGGCGCGGCCGATACGCTCGAAGCCCTCGGTCTCAACCTCGACCGCGCGGCGCAGACCGCCGAGCAGACCCTGGCTGACCTGGGCATCTGCTTCCTCTTTGCCGCGCAGCACCACCCGGCGATGGGGCGGATCATGCCGATCCGCCGCGCCATCGGTCGGCGCACGATCTTCAACCTGATGGGGCCGCTGGCCAATCCGGCGCGCGTGCGCCACCAGCTCGTGGGCATCGCACGGCCCGCTTATGTGCCGATCTATGCGCAGGCCATCGAGCGCCTGGGCACCGACCGCTCGTTCGTGATCTCGGGCGACGAAGGCCTCGACGAACTGAGCCTTGCGGGCGGCAACGAACTGGCCGACGTGACCGGCCACACCATCGCGCTGCGCCGTGTCTCGGCCAGCGAGGCCGGCCTGCCCACAGCCCCCGTCAGCGCGCTGCGCGGCGGGGACGCGGCCTACAACGCCGCCGCGCTCAAGGCCCTGCTCGATGGCGAACCGGGCCCCTATCGCGACGCCGTGCTGTTCAACGCCGCGGCCGCGCTGATGGTGGCGGGCGAAGTGACCGACTGGCACGAAGGCGTCGAGGAAGCCGCCGAAGCGATCGACAAGGGCCTCGCCTATGGCCTGCTGCGCTGCTGGATCGACGCCCTCGCCTAA
- the trpC gene encoding indole-3-glycerol phosphate synthase TrpC: MTDKLTEICATKRKEVAARKPLASLADLAARAACATPPRGFEAALRARAANGFALIAEIKKASPSKGLIREDFHPADHARAYEAGGAACLSVLTDAPYFQGHEDFLVAARAACALPVLRKDFMVDPWQVAEARAIGADAILIIVAALEDAQMAEIEAAAREAGMDVLVEVHNEAEMERAARLRSRLIGVNNRDLKRFVTDIATTERLAPLAPEGTLLVAESGINTHADLVRLSACGARTFLVGESLMRHADVTAATRTLLEG; encoded by the coding sequence ATGACCGACAAGCTCACCGAAATCTGCGCCACCAAGCGCAAGGAAGTCGCCGCCCGCAAGCCGCTCGCCTCGCTCGCCGATCTGGCCGCACGCGCCGCGTGCGCCACGCCGCCGCGCGGCTTCGAGGCCGCCTTGCGCGCGCGCGCCGCCAATGGCTTTGCGCTGATCGCCGAGATCAAGAAGGCCAGCCCCTCCAAAGGCCTGATCCGCGAAGATTTTCACCCTGCCGATCATGCCCGCGCCTATGAGGCGGGGGGCGCGGCCTGCCTTTCGGTGCTGACCGACGCGCCCTATTTCCAGGGGCACGAGGACTTCCTCGTCGCCGCCCGCGCGGCCTGTGCCCTGCCCGTCCTGCGCAAGGACTTCATGGTCGATCCCTGGCAGGTCGCCGAGGCCCGTGCGATCGGGGCCGACGCGATCCTGATCATCGTGGCCGCGCTTGAAGACGCGCAGATGGCCGAGATCGAGGCCGCCGCGCGCGAGGCGGGCATGGATGTCCTCGTCGAGGTTCACAACGAGGCCGAAATGGAACGCGCCGCGCGCCTGCGCTCGCGCCTGATCGGCGTCAACAACCGCGACCTCAAGCGCTTCGTGACCGACATCGCCACGACCGAACGCCTCGCCCCGCTCGCCCCGGAAGGCACGCTGCTGGTTGCCGAAAGCGGCATCAACACCCATGCCGACCTCGTGCGCCTTTCGGCGTGCGGCGCGCGCACGTTCCTCGTGGGCGAAAGCCTGATGCGCCACGCCGACGTAACTGCCGCCACGCGCACCCTCCTCGAAGGCTGA
- a CDS encoding reverse transcriptase-like protein translates to MAAANRPCKLWFDGGCRPNPGRMEHAVVTRGQTWFTPDAGEGDCNRAEWLALLAALALAARMGETDVILCGDSACVIDQIEGRTAPLSAHADCLAAYRNAIVPFSRVRLRHVGRAQNLAGIALERLRAGLPTPQPLAPAIQSGMSER, encoded by the coding sequence GTGGCCGCCGCGAACCGGCCCTGCAAGCTGTGGTTCGACGGTGGCTGCCGCCCCAATCCGGGCCGGATGGAACACGCTGTCGTCACGCGCGGGCAGACCTGGTTCACGCCCGACGCCGGAGAGGGCGATTGCAACCGCGCCGAATGGCTCGCCCTCTTGGCCGCGCTCGCGCTGGCCGCGCGAATGGGTGAAACCGATGTGATCCTCTGCGGCGATTCGGCCTGCGTGATCGACCAGATCGAGGGCCGCACCGCGCCGCTCTCTGCCCATGCCGATTGCCTCGCGGCCTATCGGAACGCCATCGTTCCATTTTCGCGCGTGCGCCTGCGCCATGTGGGGCGCGCGCAAAATCTCGCCGGAATTGCGCTGGAACGCCTGCGCGCGGGTCTTCCCACGCCGCAGCCACTTGCACCGGCCATCCAGTCTGGCATGAGCGAGCGATGA
- the moaC gene encoding cyclic pyranopterin monophosphate synthase MoaC, translating to MSDLTHLDARGHARMVDVGAKAQTRRVAVARGLIRMSAPALAAIRDGTVPKGDVLATARIAGIMAAKKTGDLIPLCHPLALDAVTIDFELTGHGVECTATASLTARTGVEMEAMTAVSVALLTIYDMAKAVDKGMIIEAVRLIAKRGGKSGDWTCPE from the coding sequence ATGAGCGACCTGACCCATCTCGATGCCCGTGGCCATGCACGCATGGTCGACGTGGGCGCCAAGGCCCAGACCCGGCGCGTGGCCGTCGCGCGCGGGTTGATCCGCATGTCCGCCCCCGCGCTCGCCGCCATCCGCGACGGCACCGTGCCCAAGGGCGATGTTCTGGCCACCGCGCGCATCGCCGGGATCATGGCCGCCAAGAAGACCGGCGACCTGATCCCGCTATGCCATCCGCTCGCGCTCGACGCGGTGACAATCGATTTCGAACTGACCGGCCATGGCGTCGAATGCACCGCTACCGCCTCGCTCACCGCGCGCACGGGCGTGGAAATGGAAGCGATGACCGCCGTGAGCGTGGCCCTCCTGACGATCTACGACATGGCCAAGGCCGTCGACAAGGGCATGATCATCGAGGCCGTCCGCCTGATCGCCAAGCGCGGCGGCAAGTCGGGCGACTGGACCTGCCCCGAGTGA